The proteins below are encoded in one region of Leptospira johnsonii:
- a CDS encoding PP2C family protein-serine/threonine phosphatase, giving the protein MKKAFTFLTLILLPFFFSGCTESLAKVEHPVIVQGVLELSNYDLEEQGPILLSGLWKFRWLYWKSSGLESQNSYEIVSVPSSWNGKNGSRLGEGYGTYELNVKLNRNYGELAFILQEQSSSYFLYVNGKLLASCGEVEFPSSFDITLFDVQPAWCNKLVKFTPDGEELKIDMQIANRDHRLGGFWAPIRFGTSSSMEKTWNAERFLDLFLAGGLFCIGLLNLIYAVVRRGEAASMYFGTYCLIMAIRGLFSGTRIISEYIDFLKYHHYVRIEYVTFYLAIPVFLSYILSVFPRELKRILVDLVWWIAIGACLVVLVFPVRIFTFTITIYYLVAFLAGTLGLFSLTKAALRRRKGALIILAGFVFVYAAMIHDILYATFYLDTGYFTNIGAFVFIVAQSVFLSIRSSESLDRLLDLSRNLERRVEERTKQLRNALRLIQNDLNVAREVQKGLLNLEDTSSRKIGPTKFSILHKPLAEVGGDLYDITELPNGKIRIFLADATGHGIQAALITILIRSVYEDLRLKEESPGKLLSEIGSQFHGKYGNVSTFFSASILEISADGRKLTLSLAGSPPVLVQNKDEEHIIECENPLVGLLENFHFEDKEILLTPGYRILCFTDGLTESSRLPGDFYGIERVLAYLRTGDSQSLEELLSGIQEDLFRFLGSSEPKDDILVLGIEDQRV; this is encoded by the coding sequence ATGAAAAAGGCCTTCACCTTCTTAACTCTAATTTTGCTCCCATTCTTTTTCTCTGGATGTACCGAATCTTTGGCAAAAGTAGAACATCCTGTAATTGTGCAGGGAGTATTGGAGTTAAGTAACTATGATCTCGAAGAACAAGGGCCCATTCTACTTTCTGGACTTTGGAAATTCAGATGGTTGTATTGGAAAAGTTCCGGGTTAGAGAGCCAAAATTCCTATGAGATAGTCAGCGTACCTTCTTCTTGGAACGGAAAGAACGGATCCAGATTGGGAGAAGGTTATGGGACCTATGAACTTAACGTAAAACTAAATCGAAATTACGGAGAACTTGCGTTTATCTTACAAGAGCAAAGTTCCTCTTACTTTTTATATGTGAACGGCAAACTTTTAGCTTCCTGCGGAGAAGTTGAATTTCCTTCAAGCTTCGATATCACCCTCTTCGACGTCCAACCTGCCTGGTGTAATAAGCTTGTGAAATTCACTCCGGATGGAGAAGAGCTGAAGATAGATATGCAGATCGCAAATCGGGACCATAGACTGGGAGGCTTTTGGGCGCCGATCCGATTCGGAACTTCTTCCAGTATGGAAAAGACCTGGAACGCGGAAAGATTTTTGGATCTATTCTTAGCAGGAGGACTTTTCTGTATAGGTCTACTAAATCTTATCTATGCGGTGGTCAGAAGGGGAGAAGCAGCCTCCATGTATTTCGGCACATACTGTCTGATCATGGCGATAAGAGGTCTATTTTCCGGAACCAGGATCATTTCAGAATATATTGATTTTCTAAAGTATCATCATTACGTCAGGATAGAATATGTTACTTTCTACCTTGCAATACCCGTTTTTTTAAGTTATATACTTTCCGTTTTCCCGAGAGAATTAAAAAGGATACTAGTGGATCTGGTCTGGTGGATCGCTATCGGAGCCTGTCTTGTTGTCCTAGTATTCCCGGTTAGAATATTCACATTCACCATTACGATCTATTATTTAGTGGCGTTTCTTGCAGGAACACTCGGATTATTCTCCCTTACTAAAGCGGCTTTAAGAAGAAGAAAAGGCGCACTCATAATACTCGCCGGTTTCGTATTCGTGTATGCCGCAATGATCCACGATATCTTATACGCTACATTCTATTTAGATACTGGATATTTTACGAATATAGGCGCATTCGTATTCATAGTAGCCCAATCCGTATTCTTATCCATTAGAAGTTCTGAAAGTTTGGATAGACTTTTGGATCTTTCCAGGAATTTGGAAAGAAGGGTAGAAGAAAGGACTAAACAACTTAGAAATGCGCTTCGTCTTATCCAAAACGATCTGAATGTCGCAAGAGAGGTCCAAAAGGGACTCTTAAATCTAGAAGATACATCTTCCAGAAAGATCGGACCGACAAAATTCAGCATCTTACATAAACCTTTGGCAGAAGTAGGCGGAGATCTTTACGATATTACGGAATTGCCAAATGGAAAGATCCGCATCTTTCTTGCAGATGCCACAGGCCATGGAATACAAGCTGCCCTTATCACAATCCTGATCCGTAGCGTTTATGAGGATCTGAGATTAAAGGAGGAAAGTCCCGGAAAACTACTCTCGGAGATAGGCTCTCAGTTCCATGGTAAGTACGGAAATGTGTCCACCTTCTTCTCTGCATCCATTTTAGAAATTTCTGCCGACGGAAGAAAACTTACTCTTTCTTTGGCAGGATCTCCTCCGGTCTTAGTCCAGAACAAGGACGAAGAACATATAATAGAATGCGAAAACCCGTTAGTGGGTCTTTTAGAAAATTTCCATTTCGAAGATAAGGAGATCCTACTCACTCCTGGTTATAGGATACTTTGTTTTACGGACGGACTGACCGAATCTTCCAGACTTCCCGGGGATTTTTACGGGATAGAAAGAGTATTAGCTTACCTAAGAACTGGAGACTCTCAAAGTTTAGAAGAGTTATTAAGCGGCATCCAAGAAGATCTATTCAGATTTTTAGGAAGTTCCGAACCCAAAGACGATATACTAGTCTTGGGAATAGAAGACCAACGTGTCTAA
- a CDS encoding DUF445 family protein, with protein sequence MGLYGNKPYSKLQFVSNSLLVLFGSILLWGLWQKWSLYIWGNIFIHGLEGGLVGAICDWFAVWKTYKAVESESETIAEEIGRWVSSDLISEHKLKSYLDGILDEPENIQAIRELLDKHLKGEKEIREFLNLIWDKIEEDIVLYVSNFKFSGADKQILHELNSRKEILSTVRFLVGETLVKVSDHAEFGERIQRITKGLSFLAKPLIWLIDPQKRIKEFGEGLKEGKDFETEEEEVLFELYSVFSECAELYIGSWNELPVSKREEAVRALADFAREQLNRLISEVVLTHKEEISKLENLREYGPIRSFLEFLSSKTNESVSEYVGEQISKGLKLLEPKQFRENLELKTRRVLERIRINGSLLGFLVGSAIGCLVLLFEGKLGL encoded by the coding sequence ATGGGACTGTACGGCAATAAACCGTACTCTAAACTTCAATTCGTTTCGAATTCACTTTTAGTGTTGTTCGGAAGTATTCTCCTATGGGGACTCTGGCAAAAATGGAGTCTTTATATTTGGGGAAATATTTTCATCCACGGTCTAGAAGGCGGACTCGTAGGAGCGATCTGTGATTGGTTCGCGGTTTGGAAAACTTATAAGGCAGTTGAATCCGAAAGTGAGACCATCGCAGAAGAGATAGGTCGCTGGGTATCTTCCGATCTGATCAGCGAACATAAATTAAAATCCTATTTAGACGGAATCTTAGATGAGCCCGAAAATATCCAAGCCATCAGAGAACTTTTGGATAAACATCTAAAAGGAGAAAAAGAAATCAGGGAATTCCTGAACCTGATATGGGACAAAATAGAAGAAGATATCGTATTATATGTTTCTAATTTTAAATTCTCCGGCGCGGACAAACAAATATTACATGAATTGAATAGTCGCAAGGAGATCCTTTCTACGGTCCGATTCTTGGTGGGGGAAACCTTGGTTAAGGTTTCGGATCATGCCGAGTTTGGAGAGAGGATCCAAAGGATCACAAAAGGGCTTTCTTTTCTCGCAAAACCTTTGATCTGGCTCATTGATCCGCAAAAAAGGATCAAAGAATTCGGAGAAGGCCTAAAAGAAGGAAAGGACTTCGAAACGGAAGAGGAAGAAGTTCTATTCGAATTATATTCCGTATTCTCGGAATGTGCGGAGTTGTATATCGGTTCCTGGAATGAATTGCCTGTTTCCAAAAGGGAAGAAGCTGTCCGTGCATTAGCTGATTTCGCTAGAGAACAATTGAATAGGTTGATCAGCGAGGTAGTGCTAACACATAAGGAAGAAATTTCTAAACTGGAGAATCTTAGGGAATACGGGCCAATTCGCTCCTTCTTGGAATTTCTAAGTTCTAAAACAAATGAATCCGTTTCGGAATATGTGGGAGAACAGATCTCTAAAGGACTCAAATTATTGGAGCCCAAACAATTCAGAGAAAATCTAGAACTGAAAACCAGAAGGGTCCTGGAAAGGATCCGGATCAACGGAAGTTTATTAGGTTTTTTAGTTGGATCTGCGATAGGATGTCTCGTCTTATTATTCGAAGGAAAATTAGGATTATAA
- a CDS encoding pirin family protein has product MEAVVHKANTRGKVDFGWLKSNHTFSFGSYMNPERIRFGSLRVLNDDIVAPGRGFDPHPHQDMEIISIPIKGALEHKDSIGTSGVITSGEVQVMSAGTGIVHSEYNHSETDPVNFLQIWVIPDKRGAQPRYDQKKFLPEDRKNRFQVVVAPKESPEGLWINQNAWFSLGNAEAGKELQYESKNKNGGVYAFLISGKVNINGTELSTRDGAGFPRTDLLKVNALEDSELLLMDVPEIQ; this is encoded by the coding sequence ATGGAAGCGGTAGTTCATAAGGCAAATACGAGAGGGAAGGTGGATTTCGGTTGGTTGAAATCTAACCATACATTTTCTTTCGGAAGCTATATGAATCCGGAAAGGATCAGATTTGGTTCTTTGCGTGTATTGAACGACGATATCGTTGCGCCGGGCAGAGGTTTCGATCCGCATCCTCACCAAGATATGGAAATCATCTCTATACCGATCAAAGGAGCTTTGGAGCATAAGGACAGTATCGGAACTTCGGGAGTTATCACATCCGGAGAAGTGCAGGTAATGTCTGCTGGAACAGGGATCGTTCATTCGGAGTATAATCATTCCGAAACGGATCCTGTGAACTTCTTACAGATTTGGGTGATACCAGATAAAAGGGGAGCCCAACCGAGATACGACCAGAAAAAATTCCTTCCGGAAGATAGGAAGAATAGATTCCAAGTGGTTGTAGCTCCTAAGGAGTCCCCGGAGGGTCTTTGGATCAACCAAAATGCTTGGTTCTCATTGGGGAACGCTGAAGCAGGAAAGGAACTGCAGTACGAGTCCAAGAATAAGAACGGTGGAGTTTACGCTTTTCTAATATCCGGAAAAGTCAATATTAACGGGACCGAACTTTCTACTCGGGACGGTGCAGGTTTTCCTAGAACGGACCTTCTGAAAGTAAACGCTTTGGAAGATTCGGAACTTCTTCTTATGGATGTTCCTGAGATCCAATAA
- a CDS encoding S1C family serine protease — MVLFTNTSADFISSLGHNSHPQNRSESNEAEILDAYSKSVIQAVDSVGPSVVHLQITSKKGEGGSGSGFFLTPDGFIATNSHVVDGAVKIKANLSDGSSKEAELVGNDPHTDVAVLKVHGGLFPHSSFTDSKKLKVGQLVVAIGNPYGFESTVTAGVVSALGRTLRSRNGRLIDNVIQTDAALNPGNSGGPLVDFQGRVVGINTAIILPAQGICFAVASNTAEYVITRLITSGAVKRGYLGIAGQNQKVPTPIKTLNKIGSDSGILVLSLEPGSPADRAGIRNGDLIISLDDKEIYTIDDLHKILDETSIGRKLGIRLLRDGSIRSFFIEPGELK; from the coding sequence ATGGTACTATTTACAAATACAAGCGCAGATTTTATTTCTTCCCTCGGACATAACTCCCATCCTCAAAACCGATCCGAATCGAATGAGGCGGAAATTTTAGACGCCTATTCCAAATCTGTTATACAAGCTGTGGACTCCGTCGGTCCAAGCGTAGTTCATCTGCAAATAACCAGCAAAAAAGGAGAAGGTGGAAGTGGTTCCGGATTTTTCCTTACGCCTGATGGATTTATTGCTACGAATAGCCATGTGGTAGATGGTGCGGTCAAAATTAAGGCCAATCTTTCGGATGGTTCCAGTAAAGAAGCTGAACTTGTAGGCAACGATCCTCATACGGATGTTGCCGTCCTGAAAGTGCATGGAGGATTATTCCCTCATTCCAGTTTTACGGACTCCAAAAAACTGAAAGTAGGACAATTAGTGGTCGCGATCGGAAATCCGTACGGTTTTGAATCCACGGTCACCGCAGGAGTAGTAAGCGCACTCGGTAGAACATTAAGATCTCGTAATGGACGTTTGATAGATAATGTGATCCAAACTGACGCCGCCTTAAATCCAGGAAACTCTGGAGGCCCACTAGTGGACTTCCAAGGAAGAGTGGTAGGGATCAATACTGCGATCATTCTTCCTGCCCAAGGAATTTGTTTTGCTGTCGCATCCAACACGGCTGAATATGTGATCACTCGTCTTATTACAAGCGGCGCAGTGAAAAGAGGATATTTGGGGATCGCGGGTCAGAACCAAAAGGTCCCAACTCCCATCAAAACCCTCAATAAAATTGGCTCAGATTCTGGGATCTTAGTTCTTTCTTTGGAACCGGGCTCTCCAGCAGACCGCGCAGGGATACGAAACGGGGATCTAATCATCAGCCTCGACGATAAAGAGATCTATACCATAGACGATCTTCATAAGATACTAGATGAGACTTCGATAGGAAGAAAATTGGGAATTCGCTTATTAAGAGACGGTTCTATCAGAAGTTTCTTCATCGAACCAGGGGAACTAAAGTAG
- a CDS encoding putative quinol monooxygenase has translation MIVTVSSYKILPERIQEFLEISSELSKESLKENGVLRFDLLQNDGDDGRFLIIEAYESESKRKSHLDTPHFVNWRRTVPEMFSQGTTTVYYKPVSPT, from the coding sequence ATGATCGTAACAGTCTCTTCTTACAAAATACTTCCCGAAAGGATCCAAGAATTTCTGGAAATCAGCAGCGAACTTTCCAAAGAATCCCTCAAAGAGAACGGTGTTCTTAGATTCGATCTTCTACAGAACGATGGAGACGATGGCAGATTTCTGATCATAGAAGCTTATGAAAGCGAATCCAAACGTAAGTCTCATCTGGATACCCCTCATTTTGTGAATTGGAGAAGGACGGTGCCTGAAATGTTTTCCCAAGGAACTACCACTGTTTATTATAAACCCGTATCGCCCACCTGA
- a CDS encoding NAD(P)H-dependent flavin oxidoreductase produces the protein MKIKTPVTEMLGIDLPIIGAPMFLVSYPDLVVAVSEAGGLGTFPSQNYRSLEELRRGLEDIRSRTKKPIGVNLILHKAHNPNWAKHLEILLEFKVELIITSLGSPRSIINEAKSVGTKVFCDVTTLKHANIVAKSGADALVAVAQGAGGHAGNISPFSLFPYLKKEIGLPVLAAGAISGGAQMAAAMALGADAVYVGTRLIATKEAAASQEYKEMIVQSAPEEIVYTEKISGIPANWLKRSVEKAGDNFHNESSGDIDQEFKRWRDIWSAGHGVAQIDSIIPAGDVVKGMAAEYADIVNKLPRPV, from the coding sequence ATGAAAATAAAAACTCCCGTAACGGAGATGCTTGGAATCGATCTGCCCATCATCGGGGCTCCCATGTTTCTCGTTTCATATCCTGATCTAGTTGTCGCAGTTTCCGAAGCCGGAGGCCTTGGAACATTCCCCTCTCAAAACTATCGAAGCTTAGAGGAATTAAGAAGGGGTTTGGAAGATATCCGATCCAGGACTAAAAAGCCGATCGGTGTAAACTTAATTTTACATAAGGCCCATAACCCGAACTGGGCAAAACACTTGGAAATACTTTTAGAGTTCAAAGTAGAATTGATTATCACCAGCTTGGGAAGCCCTCGCTCCATTATCAACGAGGCAAAATCAGTAGGCACAAAGGTTTTTTGCGACGTAACTACATTAAAACATGCGAATATAGTTGCTAAGTCAGGAGCGGACGCTCTGGTTGCGGTTGCCCAAGGTGCGGGCGGACATGCGGGGAATATTTCTCCTTTCAGCCTTTTCCCTTATCTGAAAAAAGAGATCGGTCTTCCTGTTCTTGCGGCGGGCGCGATCAGCGGTGGGGCACAGATGGCGGCTGCAATGGCCTTAGGAGCGGACGCGGTTTATGTCGGAACTAGACTTATCGCTACTAAAGAAGCCGCCGCTTCTCAAGAATATAAGGAGATGATCGTTCAATCTGCACCGGAAGAGATCGTTTATACGGAAAAAATTTCCGGGATCCCTGCAAACTGGCTGAAACGTTCCGTCGAAAAAGCGGGAGATAATTTTCACAACGAAAGCAGCGGGGATATAGACCAGGAATTCAAACGGTGGAGAGATATTTGGTCCGCAGGTCACGGAGTGGCCCAGATCGATTCCATTATTCCGGCAGGAGATGTCGTAAAAGGTATGGCTGCGGAATACGCGGACATCGTAAATAAGTTGCCAAGACCAGTTTAA
- a CDS encoding MXAN_6521/LA_1396 family lipoprotein encodes MRSKLLPLFLISLSFANCAVKQIRIAPNFESSLDKFKRLTVAIDSSSKVNQVEATLVKSMAEQELAHHKEFIVYPDPSSKNQNCKSPVGKSQGVLTLKLEETLKGTTPSFFVWMNPAIFGPTSDGIKISILAQIQKCDTKEILWEGNASSSYFMGGDEETTLRTSYENKFGKSVGPKVLPYYDILKSLLDRIKSPVLNESEQDEKIEVESGA; translated from the coding sequence ATGAGATCTAAACTTCTACCTCTATTCTTAATTTCACTTTCCTTTGCGAATTGTGCGGTAAAACAAATTCGGATCGCACCAAATTTTGAATCTTCTCTAGACAAATTCAAGAGACTGACTGTGGCAATCGATTCCAGTTCTAAGGTGAACCAAGTTGAAGCAACTTTGGTAAAGTCCATGGCGGAACAAGAATTGGCCCATCATAAGGAATTTATCGTTTATCCTGATCCTTCGAGCAAAAACCAAAACTGTAAATCCCCGGTAGGGAAATCGCAAGGGGTTCTTACACTCAAACTAGAAGAAACCTTGAAAGGGACTACACCTTCTTTTTTTGTTTGGATGAATCCTGCCATATTCGGACCTACTTCCGATGGGATCAAAATTTCCATCCTAGCACAGATCCAAAAATGTGATACAAAGGAAATCCTTTGGGAAGGAAATGCTTCTTCTTCTTACTTTATGGGAGGAGACGAAGAAACCACACTTAGGACCAGTTACGAAAACAAATTCGGAAAATCGGTCGGCCCTAAAGTGTTACCATATTACGATATTCTAAAGTCTCTTTTGGACAGGATCAAAAGCCCTGTCTTAAACGAATCGGAACAGGACGAAAAAATAGAAGTAGAATCCGGCGCTTGA
- a CDS encoding MMPL family transporter: protein MRKFLSKTTELVLTNPAASSAILFIFLVISGFLATRLSINSDNLQLLPSDNPSVVQTKRVIEMIGGSGFYTVALKFKDDKGMTEHLTKAFQAKRNGDPETQKKELELADEAKRKNVAYYKAREIALKRASDKLAAEVLKDKELVRYVSYRYNVSFLQDRLPLFLKTEDLKEIRKRIKRKIDDEIEKANPFFIKLTNEEYNPDFTDIISKYQKLAKRDIFDEYNISPEKGMLIVLIKPTGSFVDIEFLEKIDKKVQDVVKNIGIEQDGIYAGYTGAYKLNQDDYETLVKALKPIGIASFLGIGLLLLLFFRNPLFIVILLFSLLSGLLMTFGLTGLVIGQLNSITSIIGSILMGLGIDYGIQFLYRFREEFTKKQDIVRAIKDTIYHTGIASFSSALTTTSAFVVLSFSEFRGFSEFGIIATYGIVLIAIAMYGVTALQIALLLKWFPSLSKAFLLNEAQQTPSGLLRRFYSRPGLLSVSVLVLVLLLGVFAPKVEFDVNGRNLLVENLESVNLYDEIADRFDISSDPQAIVVKTIEESEAVFDYLNPVPESITGSVDQVVSLWNFVPPYSQQLENRKVLDQLAKDMKPVKASFLKPEQRKHLPKAKLFLSVKPYDYTAVPDYFASQFKEVATSKEKGHLLFLYPKVALWHGGKLLEFFAAIGRLEIPKISRRTLNAILYSTGTQKESEIDPVKENYSPAENKILLNALNTYSKEKLLSIKILPGTVETIVEHRPYKDIAQARSYTFQTDTAGSLMLFAQLIMIVKREGVAAFFITLVLVIIVLILFYRAFLPALLSLIPLLLGILVTVGVMSIIELKLNFMNVLVFPVIIGYGIQNGIYIYYRFREDHDIVKAMAMVGPAVIASTLTTLVGWSALLLADQRGLHSIGKVATIGIGACLLIALTLLPAILELAYRSRKQEESEAVPLGLGPEEDDPETVSEFVMEEASPKPKAKKAAKKKSAPKKKTGKKK, encoded by the coding sequence ATGAGAAAATTTCTTTCTAAAACGACCGAGTTGGTGTTAACCAACCCGGCCGCTTCTTCCGCAATTCTATTTATTTTCCTGGTGATCTCAGGCTTTTTAGCCACTAGACTTTCCATTAACAGCGATAACCTACAACTTCTTCCTTCCGACAACCCTTCCGTTGTCCAAACAAAACGTGTGATCGAAATGATCGGTGGAAGCGGATTTTACACTGTAGCCCTCAAATTCAAAGACGATAAGGGAATGACGGAGCATCTTACTAAGGCATTCCAGGCCAAACGTAATGGCGATCCTGAAACTCAAAAGAAAGAATTAGAGTTAGCAGACGAGGCAAAACGTAAGAATGTCGCCTATTATAAAGCCAGGGAAATCGCTCTCAAAAGAGCCTCTGATAAACTTGCTGCCGAAGTATTAAAAGACAAAGAATTGGTACGTTATGTTTCTTATAGATATAATGTTTCCTTTTTACAGGATAGACTTCCACTATTCTTAAAAACGGAAGATCTAAAAGAGATCCGTAAAAGAATAAAACGTAAAATTGACGACGAAATAGAAAAAGCAAATCCATTCTTCATAAAACTAACTAACGAAGAATATAATCCAGATTTTACGGACATCATTTCCAAATACCAAAAGCTCGCTAAAAGGGATATATTCGACGAATATAATATTTCTCCCGAAAAAGGGATGCTTATCGTTCTCATCAAGCCTACTGGCTCTTTCGTAGATATCGAGTTCTTGGAAAAAATAGATAAGAAAGTCCAAGATGTGGTAAAAAACATCGGAATAGAACAAGACGGAATTTACGCGGGTTATACAGGAGCTTATAAACTCAACCAAGACGATTACGAGACCTTGGTTAAAGCGTTAAAGCCGATCGGAATAGCCTCTTTCTTAGGAATAGGTCTTCTACTTTTATTATTTTTCCGTAATCCACTTTTTATCGTAATCCTGCTGTTTTCTCTTCTTAGCGGACTACTCATGACCTTCGGGTTAACCGGTTTAGTCATAGGCCAATTGAATAGTATCACAAGTATCATCGGCTCCATCCTGATGGGACTGGGTATTGACTATGGGATCCAATTTTTATACAGGTTTAGGGAAGAATTTACTAAAAAGCAGGATATTGTTAGAGCGATCAAGGATACGATCTATCATACTGGGATCGCTTCTTTTAGCTCTGCATTAACCACTACTTCCGCATTCGTAGTTCTTTCCTTTTCGGAATTCAGAGGATTCAGCGAGTTCGGGATTATTGCAACCTATGGGATCGTTCTGATAGCGATCGCAATGTATGGAGTGACAGCGTTACAGATCGCTTTACTTTTAAAATGGTTCCCTTCTCTTTCTAAAGCTTTCCTTTTAAACGAGGCACAGCAGACTCCTTCCGGTTTATTAAGAAGATTTTATTCTAGACCGGGACTTCTATCCGTTAGCGTTTTGGTTTTAGTATTATTGCTCGGAGTTTTTGCTCCAAAAGTAGAATTCGATGTAAACGGAAGAAACCTTTTAGTAGAAAATCTCGAATCTGTAAACTTATACGATGAGATCGCAGACCGTTTCGATATTTCTTCTGATCCTCAAGCGATCGTAGTAAAAACTATCGAAGAATCGGAAGCAGTATTCGATTATCTGAACCCGGTTCCTGAGTCGATCACAGGTTCTGTGGACCAGGTGGTCTCTCTTTGGAACTTTGTTCCTCCTTATTCCCAACAATTAGAAAATCGTAAAGTTTTAGACCAGCTCGCAAAAGATATGAAGCCTGTAAAAGCTTCCTTCTTAAAACCGGAACAGAGAAAACACCTTCCTAAAGCGAAGTTATTCTTATCCGTTAAACCTTACGACTACACCGCAGTTCCGGATTATTTTGCTTCTCAGTTCAAGGAAGTCGCAACCTCCAAAGAAAAAGGACATTTATTATTCCTCTACCCTAAGGTAGCCTTATGGCATGGAGGAAAATTATTAGAGTTCTTCGCTGCAATAGGAAGATTAGAAATACCTAAAATTTCCAGAAGGACCTTAAATGCGATCCTATACTCCACAGGGACTCAAAAAGAGTCTGAAATTGATCCGGTAAAAGAGAATTATTCTCCTGCGGAAAATAAGATCCTATTAAACGCATTGAATACATACTCTAAGGAAAAACTTCTCTCCATAAAGATCCTACCTGGAACCGTAGAAACGATCGTAGAACATAGACCTTATAAGGATATAGCACAAGCCAGATCTTATACATTCCAAACGGATACCGCTGGAAGTTTGATGTTATTTGCCCAACTCATCATGATCGTAAAAAGAGAAGGAGTTGCCGCATTCTTCATCACGTTAGTATTAGTGATCATAGTTCTGATATTATTCTATAGAGCATTCTTACCTGCACTACTCTCCTTAATCCCGCTTTTGTTAGGGATTTTGGTAACAGTAGGGGTCATGTCCATCATAGAACTTAAATTAAATTTTATGAATGTTTTGGTGTTCCCGGTCATCATAGGATATGGGATACAGAACGGTATCTATATCTATTATAGATTCAGAGAAGATCATGATATAGTAAAAGCAATGGCGATGGTGGGACCTGCGGTAATCGCATCCACATTGACCACACTTGTAGGATGGAGCGCGCTACTTCTTGCAGACCAAAGGGGTTTACATTCCATCGGAAAAGTGGCAACGATAGGTATCGGTGCTTGTTTACTCATAGCACTTACCCTACTTCCTGCAATTTTGGAATTGGCATACAGAAGTCGCAAACAAGAAGAATCGGAAGCTGTCCCATTGGGTTTAGGTCCGGAAGAAGATGATCCCGAAACAGTTTCTGAATTTGTAATGGAAGAAGCTTCTCCCAAGCCTAAGGCCAAAAAAGCTGCTAAGAAAAAGTCAGCTCCCAAAAAGAAGACGGGTAAGAAAAAATGA
- a CDS encoding ABC transporter substrate-binding protein, with translation MKLFQILLFCLLSSGLLFAQDSQTTNEPQNTSPEVSAEEQTLSAVKKLIGFIRYKKNDKALALVHVGKFSEKLIGDHKISAAERKEFEDAISEYIVNKAFPIALKYFDKIDITYDKPSVNVKQARIGSSILYKGSDQIKFAWILSESEGAWYISDFETEGKLATEINRTKNIEPSIKKNGIKGTIALIQKAAKN, from the coding sequence GTGAAACTATTTCAAATTTTATTGTTTTGTTTACTTTCCTCGGGTCTTCTTTTCGCCCAGGATTCCCAAACTACTAACGAGCCCCAAAATACTTCTCCGGAAGTTTCGGCAGAAGAGCAGACGTTATCCGCCGTTAAAAAATTGATCGGCTTTATCCGTTATAAAAAGAACGACAAGGCTTTGGCTCTAGTCCATGTCGGAAAGTTCTCCGAAAAACTCATCGGAGATCATAAAATTTCCGCTGCGGAAAGAAAGGAGTTCGAAGATGCGATCTCCGAATACATAGTGAACAAGGCCTTCCCAATCGCATTAAAATATTTTGATAAGATCGATATCACTTACGACAAACCGAGTGTGAATGTCAAACAAGCGAGAATTGGCTCCTCCATTCTTTATAAAGGTTCCGACCAGATCAAGTTTGCCTGGATACTTTCGGAGTCCGAAGGCGCTTGGTACATCAGCGATTTCGAGACAGAAGGTAAACTGGCTACTGAGATCAACCGCACTAAAAATATAGAACCGTCTATTAAGAAAAACGGAATCAAGGGGACTATCGCCCTAATACAAAAAGCAGCTAAAAACTGA